The nucleotide window CAATCGGAGGTTCGCAAGATCCCGAACCGCCGAAGCCCCCCTTGAAGCCCCCCCTGCGCCAACCTACTGTCCGCTCCGAAACCGGAGGCGAGCATGGCTGGGCAACGCAAGCTGTTTGAGGATGTGGCGGGGGGGGCGAAACCCGCCGCGCCGCAGGGCGGGATGATCGACGGGCCCGCGGGCGGCACGGGGGCCGGCACCCGCCGCGCGGTGCAGCTCTGGCTGGCGCTGCTGTTTGCGCTGGTCGTGGCGATGATCGCGGTCGGCGGGCTGACCCGGCTGACCGACTCGGGGCTCTCGATCACCGAATGGAAGCCGGTGACCGGGGCGATCCCGCCGCTGTCCGAGGCCGACTGGGCGGTGGAATACGACAAATACCGCCAGAGCCCGCAATTCCTGCTGATGAACCACCAGATGACGCTGGCCGAGTTCAAGCCGATCTTCTGGTGGGAATGGGGACACCGGCAGCTGGGGCGCGTGGTCGGCCTGGTCTGGGCCATCGGCTTCTTCGGCCTGCTGGCGGCGCGCAGGATGCCCGCGGGCTGGACGCTGCGGCTCTTGGGGCTTGGCGCGCTCGGCGGGATGCAGGGCGCGATCGGCTGGTGGATGGTCTCCTCGGGACTGGAGGAGGGGCGCGTCACCGTCGCATCCTACCGGCTGGCCACGCATCTGGGCATCGCCTTCGTGATCCTGGGCCTGATCGCCTGGTATTACATGACGCTGGCGCGCTCCCCCGCCGCCCTGCTGCAGGCGCGGCGGGTGCGCGAGGGCAAGCTGTTCTCCATGTCCACCGGGCTCATGCACTTTGCCTTCCTGCAGGTGCTGCTGGGGGCGCTGGTCGCCGGTATCGACGCCGGGCGCAGCTTTCCGACCTGGCCTTTGATGAATGGCAGCTTCTTTCCCGCCGATGCCTTCTATGTGCCGGACGGGCAGGGCGGCAGCGCGCCGATCTGGCGGGCATTCTTTGAAAACCCGGGGCTGGTGCAGTTCATCCACCGCATGGCCGGCTATCTGCTGGCGGCCTTTGCTGTGGTCGTGGCCTTGCGCGGGCGCAGGTCGGTTCATGCCGCGACCCGCTCTGCCGCCACTGTCATGCTGGCGATGGTGGCGGTGCAGGTCGCGCTTGGCATCGTCACCGTGCTGCATGGGGCGCCGCTTGGCCTGGGCCTTGCGCACCAGCTGGGTGCCGTGGTCCTGTGGGCGCTGATCCTGCGCCTGCGCCATGCCGCCCAATATCCCACCGTTCAATCGCTGCGAGGCTGAAATGACTGCATTCCCCGAGCTGATCGCCTTTCAGCGCGATACCGAAGCCCTGTCGCAGGTGATGGGCCGTCTGGGCTGGGACCAGGAAACCGTGATGCCGCGCGGCGCTGCCGGGCAGCGCGCCGACGAGATGGGCGCGCTGGAGGGCGTGCTGCATGCCCGCCGCACCGATCCGCGCATCGGAGACTGGCTGGCGAAGGCCGAAGCGGCGGATGCCGAGGGCGCGCGGATGCTGGCGCTGATCGCGCGCAGCTACAAGCGCAGCCAATGCGTCCCCGCGCGGCTGGCTGCCGAACTGGCGCGCACCACCAGCCTTGCGCAGGGCACCTGGGCCGAGGCGCGGGCGCGCGATGACGTGCAGCATTTCCTGCCGACGCTGCGGCAGGTGGTGCTGCTGAAGCGCGAACAGGCGCAGGCGCTGTGCGAGGGCACCGATGCCGCCACTGCCTATGACGCGCTGCTGGAGGATTACGAGCCGGAAACCCGGGCCGAGGATATCGCCGCGATGTTCGACCGGATGCGCCCGCGGCTGGTCGCCCTGCGCGCGGCGGTACTGGGGTCGGGCCGGATCCCGGGCCCGCTGCGCGGCGAGTTCGCCGCGGAGGGGCAATTGCGCCTGGCGCGCAAGTTGGCCGAGACCTTCGGCTATGACTTCACCCGTGGCCGGCTGGATCTGGCGGTGCATCCGTTCAGCTCGGGGTCCGGCTCGGACGTGCGGATCACCACGCGGGTGGTGGAGACGGAACCGTTCAACTGCCTCTATTCCACCATCCATGAGGTCGGACATGCCTGCTATGAACAGGGCATCGCGCCGCACTACGCGCTGACGCCGCTGGGTCAGGGCGTGTCGATGGGCGTGCATGAAAGCCAGAGCCGGATCTATGAAAACCAGCTTGGCCGTTCGGGCGCCTTCACCGGCTGGCTGTTCGAGCAGATGCAGGCAGAGTTCGGCGATTTCGGGGTCGACAGCGCCGAGACCTTCCGCGCCACCGTAAACCGCGTGCAGCCCGGCTTCATCCGCACCGAGGCCGATGAGGTGCATTACAACCTGCATGTGATGATGCGCTTCGATCTGGAGCGGCAGCTGATCGCCGGCACGCTGGATGTCGGCGATCTGGAAGAGGCGTGGAACGCCCGCTTCTTGCAGGATTTCGGCGTGGTGGTGGAGCGGCCCTCGCAGGGTCTGCTGCAGGATGTGCATTGGTCGGTGGGGCTGTTCGGCTATTTCCCGACCTACACGCTTGGCAATGTCTATGCCGGCTGCCTGATGCAGGCGCTGCGCGCCGCGGTGCCCGATCTCGATGACCATCTGGCGCGCGGCGATCTGCACCCTGCAACCGACTGGCTGCGCGAGAATGTGCAGCGCCACGGCGGGCTGATGGCCCCGCGCGAGGTGATTGCCCGCGCCTGCGGCGCCGCCCCCACGGAAGCGCCGCTGCTGGACTATCTCGACGCGAAGTTCGGCGCGATCTACGGGCTGTGAGGGCGATCCTGCGCGGGCGTCACTCCAGCCCGCGCAGTTGCAGCGGTGCCAGCGGGGCCACGCTGCGGAACATCTGCCGCTCTGCCGGTGCGCGGGCCGAACGATCCGCGCCAAGCGTCAGGCTGACCGACAGGCGGACCACCGTTTCGGCCCTGAGGCTGTCCTCCCCCCACAGCCCGCTGCGCCCGACCGCGGCGTCGATCACCACCGGCGCCGCGGACAGATACCAGCGCGCGCCGATCCGCGCCTCATAGCCCGTGGCGGAAAAGCCCGGCTCGTCATATTCGGCGACCATGCCTGCGGCGTAGATGCCCAGCCGGTCCGACAGCGCATGGTCCAGCGCGCCCTGCGCGAAGATGAAATCGAAGCTGCCGGGATTGCGCACGCCGATGCCGGCCTTGGCCTCGGCGCGGGTGGCGCGGCCCAGATCGACCATCGACTCGGCGCCCATTGCCAGCGTGGTCGCATCCACCCCGTCAAGGTCGGCCAGATGGCCGAACAGCCCGTATTTCCGCCCCGGCCCCGGCACCATGTAGAGATGCCCGTCGATGGAGCCGAGCGCGCCGGTCGCCTGATCGGTCAGCCCCAGGTCGAATTGCAGCCCGTGATGGCCGGTGATGGCAAAGTCGATGGACAGGTTGGCATTGGCGTGGCTGTCGCCGTCCACCGAGACCGCTCCAACCCGCGCCTCGGCCTGGGTAAAGCCCAGACTCGATTGGGCAAGGGCCGGGCTGGCAAGGCAAAGCGGGGCGGCGAGGCAGGCGCAAAGCGCGGCGGTTTTCATGGGACATCTCCTTGGGCGGGCGGGGCAGAGGGGTGCACCCCGTGATCCCGGCGGTTTCCAGGCGTTGTCCCATAAAGGTTTCGTTAAGGAAATTACTTAAGTGTCAATTGGTTAAAGGGTAAACGCCGCCCCTTTCGGGACGGCGCCTGACCTGCAAGGTGGGGAGAGGCTTACTCTTCCTCGGCCTGATCCGCGACGCGGGCGACCGAAACCACCTCTTCCCCCGGCGCCGTGTCGAACACCCGGACCCCGCCAGCAGAGCGCGAGCGAAAGCTGATCTGCTCCACCGGCACCCGGATCGACTGGCCGGTCGAGGTGGCCAGCATCACCTGGTCGTTGATCTCGACCGGGAAGGAGGCAACCAGCTGCCCGCCCCGCATCGCCCCGTCCATCGCCTTCACGCCGATGCCGCCGCGCCCGCGCACTGGATAGCCGTGGCTGGACGAGAGCTTGCCCGCGCCGCGCACGGTGATGGTCAGGATCAGATCCTCGGCCGCCGACATCTCGGCATAGCGTTCGGGCGACAGCTGCCCGGCCTCGACCGCCTCTTCCTCCTCGTCCGCCTCGGCCTCCTCGACAACGCCCGCCATCAGGCGGCGCTGCTTGAGGTAGGCCTCGCGCTCTGCCGGCTCTGCCTCGAAGTGGCGGATCACCGACATCGACACCACGCGGTCACCCTCGGACAGGCGGATGCCGCGCACCCCGGTGGAATCGCGGCCCTTGAACACCCGCACCTCGGTGGTGGGGAAGCGGATCGCCCGGCCCATTGCCGTCACCAGCATCACATCGTCATTGGCATCGCAGATCCGCGCGTTCACGAGGCTCACGCCCTCGGGCAGCTTCATGGCGATCTTGCCGTTGCGCTTGACATTGGCGAAGTCCGACAGCGCGTTGCGGCGCACCTCGCCTTCGGAAG belongs to Frigidibacter mobilis and includes:
- the ctaA gene encoding heme A synthase — its product is MAGQRKLFEDVAGGAKPAAPQGGMIDGPAGGTGAGTRRAVQLWLALLFALVVAMIAVGGLTRLTDSGLSITEWKPVTGAIPPLSEADWAVEYDKYRQSPQFLLMNHQMTLAEFKPIFWWEWGHRQLGRVVGLVWAIGFFGLLAARRMPAGWTLRLLGLGALGGMQGAIGWWMVSSGLEEGRVTVASYRLATHLGIAFVILGLIAWYYMTLARSPAALLQARRVREGKLFSMSTGLMHFAFLQVLLGALVAGIDAGRSFPTWPLMNGSFFPADAFYVPDGQGGSAPIWRAFFENPGLVQFIHRMAGYLLAAFAVVVALRGRRSVHAATRSAATVMLAMVAVQVALGIVTVLHGAPLGLGLAHQLGAVVLWALILRLRHAAQYPTVQSLRG
- a CDS encoding carboxypeptidase M32, with the protein product MTAFPELIAFQRDTEALSQVMGRLGWDQETVMPRGAAGQRADEMGALEGVLHARRTDPRIGDWLAKAEAADAEGARMLALIARSYKRSQCVPARLAAELARTTSLAQGTWAEARARDDVQHFLPTLRQVVLLKREQAQALCEGTDAATAYDALLEDYEPETRAEDIAAMFDRMRPRLVALRAAVLGSGRIPGPLRGEFAAEGQLRLARKLAETFGYDFTRGRLDLAVHPFSSGSGSDVRITTRVVETEPFNCLYSTIHEVGHACYEQGIAPHYALTPLGQGVSMGVHESQSRIYENQLGRSGAFTGWLFEQMQAEFGDFGVDSAETFRATVNRVQPGFIRTEADEVHYNLHVMMRFDLERQLIAGTLDVGDLEEAWNARFLQDFGVVVERPSQGLLQDVHWSVGLFGYFPTYTLGNVYAGCLMQALRAAVPDLDDHLARGDLHPATDWLRENVQRHGGLMAPREVIARACGAAPTEAPLLDYLDAKFGAIYGL